GCGGGGACCCGGCCGTACGGGCATCGCGCGAGCGGCTCTCGCAGGTGACTGAAGGGTCGCTCTGGGCGGGCGTGGCCGCGCTCGCGTCGGCGTCGCGCGTCGGCGAGATCGGCGACGCGGTCCAGGGCTACATCGAGCGGTCGGGGGAGAGCTACGGCATCCTCCGCGATTACGTCGGTCACGGCATCGGCCGGCGGATGCACGAGGGGCCGACGATCTTCAACTATCGGGTGTCCGACCTCGGCCCCGCGGTGCGTCCGGGCCTGTGCGTCGCGATCGAGCCCATGGTCACCGTCGGCTCTGAGGAGACCTTCGTCGAGGACGACGACTGGACGGTCACCACCGTCGACGGCAGCGACGGCAGTCACTGGGAGCACAGCGTCGCGGTGCACGAGAACGGCATCTGGGTGCTGACCGCTGCCGACGGCGGCGCCGCCGGTCTCGCCCCCTTCGGCGTCACACCCACCCCCATCGCCTGAGCGCTCTCCTCCCGGTGTCGCAGGAGCGGCTCGCGGGGTGCGTGAAGGCTCCTCCCCAGGGCACCCCACTGCGCGCGTTCGGCATCCATCCGCAACGCTGACGAGTCACGCCGAGCCGCTACGAACGTGCCGAACCGACGCGAAAGGGCGCGCGAGGACATGGCGGCTCGCGGAAGAGATAGCGGTTCGGCACGGGTGGGGGGCGAAGTCACGGCTTTCACGGGCAACGCATAAGACCGTGTGAGCCAGAATGGGAGAACAGCGGCGACAGCCGCACATCGGAGAGGCATCGAGGTTATGGCGCAGGCAGCAGCGGGTAAGAGGAACTGGTTCGCGATCTGGGTGAGCGTGGCGGCCGTCGTCGTGGTCGCGCTGGTCATCGGCCTTGTCGTGTGGATGAACAACGTCAGCTCCGGACCCGGCGCGCAGCCTTCGTCGAGCAACATCAACACGGATACCGGTGCGATCTCCTTCGGCAGCGGCCCCGACGTCGTCGACACCTACGTGGACTTCATGTGCCCGATCTGCAACCAGTTCGAGAAGACCGAGGGTGAGACGATCAAGCAGCTCGTCTCCGACAACAAGATCACCCTCAACATCCACCCCGTGTCCATCCTCGACCGTGCGTCGCAGGGAACGAAGTTCTCCAGCCGGTCGGCCAGTGCGATGTTCGCCGTCGCCGAGGCGGACCCCGCCAACGCCTATGCGTTCATGGAGGCGATGTTCCAGAACCAGCCGCAGGAGAGCTCGCCCGGTCTCTCGGACGACCAGATCGTCTCGATCGCCAAGGGCGCGGGCGTCAACGTCACGAGTGATCTCGAGAAGGCGATCACCTCGGGCACGTACATCAAGTTCGTCCAGGCGCACGGCCTGCCCGACGGCGCCAAGGGGACACCGACGCTGGTGGTGAACGGTACTTTCGTGAACGTCACCTTCAACCCGCAGACGGACATCGTCGCCAACCTCAAGGGCTGACCACGTGATGCGCGTCTGAGACGAGCGAGAGGGCCGCGCGGCAGTTTGCCGTGCGGCCCTCTATCACGTACACTGGATCTTTGGTGCCTTGCGCCTTCATTGGCGTGTCGCCGCACCACATCCCACTCACCGCAGACCGACCGGTCTGCACAAGCGTCAGCGAGGCCATGGCTAAGAAAGACGGTGTCATCGAAATCGAGGGCGTCGTGTCTGAAGCGCTGCCCAACGCGATGTTCCGCGTTGAGCTCACCAACGGACACAAGGTACTCGCCACGATCTCCGGCAAGATGCGGCAGAACTACATCCGCATCATCCCCGAAGACCGCGTCGTCGTGGAGCTCTCGCCCTACGACCTCACGCGCGGTCGCATCGTCTACCGCTACCGCTAGACCGGTCGAGAAGTAACGAGCGGGCGGATGCCTCGGCATCCCGTCCGACTCGAAGACAGCGAACAGGAAAATCATGAAGGTCAACCCCTCCGTCAAGCCCATCTGCGACCACTGCAAGGTCATCCGTCGCCACGGTCGCGTCATGGTGATCTGCAAGTCGAACCCGCGTCACAAGCAGCGCCAGGGCTGAGTCGCTCGCGGCTCGAGGACGCGTGAGGCCCGCAGGGCCGAGCCGACACCTCACGACGAAGACACAACTCAATACGCACACAGGCAGGATCAGAGCCTCTTCGGAGGGGACACCTCGGGGCGGAGGCCCGGGCACCGATCCTGCTCCACACCTCCATCACTCCTAGGAGAACCGCATGGCACGTCTTGCCGGCGTTGACATCCCGCGTGACAAGCGCGTGGTGATCGCCCTCACGTACATCTACGGCATCGGCCGTACCCGTTCGGTCGAGATCCTCACGGCCACCGAGATCGACGAGTCGATCCGCGTCAAGGACCTCACCGACGACCAGCTGGTCGCACTGCGCGACCACATCGAAGGCAACTACAAGGTGGAGGGTGACCTTCGCCGCGAGGTCGCCGCCGACATCCGCCGCAAGGTCGAGATCGGCTCGTACGAGGGTCTGCGTCACCGCCGCGGCCTTCCGGTGCGCGGTCAGCGCACCAAGACCAACGCGCGTACCCGCAAGGGCCCGAAGCGCACCGTCGCCGGCAAGAAGAAGGCCGGCCGCAAGTAAGCGCGGCCCCCCGGTACAGGTTTAGGAGAACAGACACATGGCACAGGCCAAGACTGCTGCGCGCAAGCCGCGTCGCAAGGAGAAGAAGAACATCGCGCTGGGCCAGGCCCACATCAAGTCGACGTTCAACAACACGATCGTTTCGATCACCGACCCCTCGGGCGCCGTCATCAGCTGGGCGTCCTCGGGTGGAGTGGGCTTCAAGGGCTCGCGCAAGTCGACCCCGTACGCCGCCGGCATGGCCGCCGAGTCGGCTGCCCGCCAGGCCGCCGAGCACGGCGTCAAGAAGGTCGACGTCTTCGTGAAGGGCCCGGGTTCGGGGCGCGAGACCGCGATCCGCTCGCTGCAGGCCGCCGGCCTCGAGGTGGGGTCGATCTCCGACGTCACCCCGCAGGCGCACAACGGCTGCCGCCCGCCGAAGCGTCGCCGCGTCTGACTTCCGGGCCGGGTGCCCCCGTGTGACGGGGGCACCCGGCATCCGTCGCTTTTGAAAACTCAACACCTCTTGCAATCGCACGTGTCATATAGCGGGCACGTGACGGAAAGGAACACATAGTGCTCATTGCACAGCGTCCCACTCTGACCGAGGAGAAGATCGGCGAGTTCCGCAGCCGCTTCGTCATCGAGCCGCTGGAGCCCGGCTTCGGCTACACGATCGGCAACGCGCTGCGCCGCAGCCTGCTGTCCTCGATCCCCGGCGCGGCTGTCACCAGCATCCGCATCGACGGCGTGCTGCACGAGTTCAGCACCATCCCGGGCGTGAAGGAGGATGTCACCGAGATCATCCTCAACATCAAGCAGCTGGTCGTCTCCTCGGAGCGCGACGAGCCGATCACCGCCTACCTGTGCAAGACCGGCGCCGGCGAGGTCACCGCTGCCGACATCTCCGCTCCGGCGGGTGTCGAGGTGCACAATCCCGAGCTGGTCATCGCGACGCTCAACGACTCGGCGAAGTTCGAGCTGGAGCTCACGATCGAGCGCGGCCGCGGCTACGTGTCGGCCACGCAGAACCGCAACGAGTACGCCGAGGCGGGTCAGATCCCGATCGACTCGATCTACTCGCCCGTTCTGAAGGTCTCGTACCGCGTCGACGCGACCCGTGCCGGTGAGCGCACCGACTTCGACAAGCTCGTCCTGGACGTCGAGGCCAAGCCGTCGATCTCCCCGCGGGATGCCGTCGCGTCGGCCGGTCGCACGCTCACCGAGCTGTTCGGTCTCGCCCGCGAGCTGAACGTCGAGGCCGAGGGCATCGAGATCGGCCCCGCGCCGGTCGCCGAGGTTCTCACCAACGAGCTGTCGATGCCGATCGAGGACCTCGATCTGTCGGTGCGTTCGTACAACTGCCTCAAGCGTGAGGGCATCAACACGGTGTCCGAGCTGGTCGCCCTCTCCGAGACGCAGCTGATGAACATCCGCAACTTCGGTCAGAAGTCGGTCGACGAGGTGCGCGACAAG
The DNA window shown above is from Microbacterium laevaniformans and carries:
- the map gene encoding type I methionyl aminopeptidase, with amino-acid sequence MGLRRSLYKTPAQLRSMVEPGLITAAALDAVRALIAPGVTTAELDAAASEVILARGAESNFQLVRGYRHTTCISVNDQVVHGIPGERVLEAGDIVSIDAGAQFKGWNGDSAITVVVPGGDPAVRASRERLSQVTEGSLWAGVAALASASRVGEIGDAVQGYIERSGESYGILRDYVGHGIGRRMHEGPTIFNYRVSDLGPAVRPGLCVAIEPMVTVGSEETFVEDDDWTVTTVDGSDGSHWEHSVAVHENGIWVLTAADGGAAGLAPFGVTPTPIA
- the infA gene encoding translation initiation factor IF-1, whose protein sequence is MAKKDGVIEIEGVVSEALPNAMFRVELTNGHKVLATISGKMRQNYIRIIPEDRVVVELSPYDLTRGRIVYRYR
- the rpmJ gene encoding 50S ribosomal protein L36, with the protein product MKVNPSVKPICDHCKVIRRHGRVMVICKSNPRHKQRQG
- the rpsM gene encoding 30S ribosomal protein S13, with the translated sequence MARLAGVDIPRDKRVVIALTYIYGIGRTRSVEILTATEIDESIRVKDLTDDQLVALRDHIEGNYKVEGDLRREVAADIRRKVEIGSYEGLRHRRGLPVRGQRTKTNARTRKGPKRTVAGKKKAGRK
- a CDS encoding DNA-directed RNA polymerase subunit alpha, with amino-acid sequence MLIAQRPTLTEEKIGEFRSRFVIEPLEPGFGYTIGNALRRSLLSSIPGAAVTSIRIDGVLHEFSTIPGVKEDVTEIILNIKQLVVSSERDEPITAYLCKTGAGEVTAADISAPAGVEVHNPELVIATLNDSAKFELELTIERGRGYVSATQNRNEYAEAGQIPIDSIYSPVLKVSYRVDATRAGERTDFDKLVLDVEAKPSISPRDAVASAGRTLTELFGLARELNVEAEGIEIGPAPVAEVLTNELSMPIEDLDLSVRSYNCLKREGINTVSELVALSETQLMNIRNFGQKSVDEVRDKLVSLGLSLKDSVPGFDGAHFYGGYDDEAL
- the rpsK gene encoding 30S ribosomal protein S11; its protein translation is MAQAKTAARKPRRKEKKNIALGQAHIKSTFNNTIVSITDPSGAVISWASSGGVGFKGSRKSTPYAAGMAAESAARQAAEHGVKKVDVFVKGPGSGRETAIRSLQAAGLEVGSISDVTPQAHNGCRPPKRRRV
- a CDS encoding DsbA family protein; this encodes MAQAAAGKRNWFAIWVSVAAVVVVALVIGLVVWMNNVSSGPGAQPSSSNINTDTGAISFGSGPDVVDTYVDFMCPICNQFEKTEGETIKQLVSDNKITLNIHPVSILDRASQGTKFSSRSASAMFAVAEADPANAYAFMEAMFQNQPQESSPGLSDDQIVSIAKGAGVNVTSDLEKAITSGTYIKFVQAHGLPDGAKGTPTLVVNGTFVNVTFNPQTDIVANLKG